Within the Musa acuminata AAA Group cultivar baxijiao chromosome BXJ2-9, Cavendish_Baxijiao_AAA, whole genome shotgun sequence genome, the region GGAGCGACCCGGGGAAGCCCGCGGCCAAGTCGCGGTTGAAGCGCCTCTTCGAGCGGCAGTTCCCCAGCGTCCTGAGGAACCCCGCGGCGGAGAAAGTCGCCGGCGCTGGGGACTGCAGGGAAAAGGAGAgggacgacggcggcggcgacgTCGAGCCCAGCTCGGTGTGCTTGGACACGATGGTGTTCAGCTTCACCGAGGAGGGGCACCACGATAAGCCGCCGCGGGGCCGCTGCAACTGCTTCAACGCCAACTTCGACGACAGCTCCGACGACGACTTCGATGCCCGCGACGGCGACGCTCCCGGCTCCGCCGCTGCCCCCGGGGACGCGGCCGAGGCGATCAAGGTAGCTCTATCTTTTGCTCGAAAGTTTTTCCATCTTTGCGCGTTTCGGTCTCTGAGCTCGAACGCCACTCGGGGTCTAAGCAGGGTTTGGTGCTCTGCGCGAGCATGGCGGAGAGAAATCTCTTGGCGGACGCATCGAAGATCCTGGAGAAGGCGAAGAACTCGAAGAACAAGGGCGACTGGCGAAGGATGGTGGCTGACGGGCTTCGGTCCCTCGGCTACGATGTGGCCGTTTGCAGATCTAGATGGGATCAAAGTCCCTCCTTTCCGGCCGGTATCGTCGCCCTATACCTCGATCTCTAACCCCCTCCACCACCGTTTTCTTGATGAACACCATTGACATGTGGTTTTCTCCGCGAGCAGGGGAACACGAGTACATCGACGTGGTCGTCGAAGGAGGTGACCGCCTCCTGGTGGACGTCGACTTCAGGTCGGAGTTCGAGGTCGCGCGGCCCACCAAGTCATACCGCGCGGTCCTCCAGCACCTGCCGTCGGTGTTCGTAGGGCGGTCCGACCGGCTGCAGCAGATCGTCGCCTTCGCCTCGGAGGCGGCACGGCAGAGCCTGAAGAAGAAGGGCCTCCACGTGCCGCCATGGAGGCGGCCGGAGTACATGAAGGCCAAGTGGCTCTCCCCCTACCACCGGACGACCGCCACGGAAGTCACGGAAGAGTCGGTAAGCAGAGGGGCGCAGAGCGGCCGCGGAAGTAGCAATAACACCATCCCCTGCTCGATCTCGGCCATCGATTTTTCTGGCGTGTCCGAGCAATCCACCAATGCGGCGGGGACAGGTGACGACATCCCCGACGCAGCAGCAAGGGAGAGGATTGAGGTGGTGGTCTCGCCATGGCGGCCACCGCCGGTGAGGCCGAAGGCCGGGGTTAAGGTCGTCACCGGCCTTGCCTTGGTCCTGTAGTACCAAATTTTGTCTTCTTATTCCGCTAATTTTGTTCACCGAGTGAGATATGTCTGCTGTCATCTTGCCTTCTTTGCTCTACTTGAAGAATCCGTAGGGAGCCGAGAAGAGGAACTCCATCTCTGTTCTTCCGAGTACTAATATCCCAATGCAATTTAATATCTGTCTTCCTTAACATCTAACTCATAGTAACAGTTGAAACTTTATGATGAGCAATCAAGATCTGAGACGGGATGAAAGAAAGATGAAGCACGCAGCTCAACATCATTGCGAGCTTCATCGTGGCCATCTGACATCATTGTACAGATCGAAGTATTCTGTGGAACACGGCGTCGTTGGCCTTCTCGGCTTGCGAACGCCATGCCAGCGGCGGTCTCTCGAAGGGAAACATGACAAAGGAAACACACAAAATaaactctcctctccctctcgatCGGTCTCCAACCCTTTGATTTGGTTTTGAATTCAAAGCAGCAGCGAGCAGAGGAGAGTAGAAATGGAAGCCTCGTGCCGTCTCGATTGGGGCGCTGTGACAGGCGACACGCCCACGAGAAGTCGATGATGTCTGCCACTGTTTCCTACCCGCCTCCCACCATTTCAACTGTTCTAATATTCTAACGCCGTCCTCTCTCACCTGTGTCAGTGCTGCTGTCACCTTGAAATCTATTCCTTTTCCCTTGACTACTATCATGTAGTGCATATATTGGCTTCAGAAAAAGGAGAGCATGATTCATTAGTAGAAAAGGGCCATGAGAAGCTCTTGGATGACTCCTGTTGGGTTCTGCAAAGATGAACAGCAGCGTTAACAGAAAGAGAAGTACAATTGCTACAGATTAACAGCTAGTTTGATGCAAACAAACATTAGCTTCATGGAAACTTCAGGTTAGCAGAAAGAAGAGGGTGATTGCTACACTTGTCATAGTGAAGACTGTAGCAGTACATCAGCCGTTATGCATTGCTTTCAGGAAAGCAACTTCCTACCAACTCACTGCAGTGCTTGCCTTCCCCAGTGCTGTTGAGGTCATTATAACATCTGGACCACCCTTTTATTAAAGACTCATCAATGGAAGACTTTGAAGATGGTACTGGGAAATCTCATGAAAAGCAAAGAAAAGAAGACATGTGTCTATCTCTAAAGCCAGAGTGAGCAACAATTGAAACAAAGAATGAGTTCACCTGGTTACCTGCCTAGGAAAAATGACATCCTCTCCAGAATAACACACTTCATGGAAACTGACTTCACTGTGGCCTCCATTTCTGTAGAGATTAGGCAGAGCAGGCATCAATCCCCTTTTGGTTTTGGTGTTCCAATGGAGACAGATTTGTTTTTCTCCTGGGTATGCAAACATCTCAGATTTTTCTTTTGAGTACTAAAAATGAGTTCAAGTAATGGAAGTACAGCATAGATACCTTGGACTCATGCATGTCATTGTTACACCGGCTGTAACTTTGAAGCCAAAGCCTCCAAAGAgaaagcaaaagcaaaagcatCAAAGTCAACTTTcatatccatctttttatgtcctCCATGTAGATCAGACATTATTATCAGTAGTCTAGAATTACACCTACAGACCATCCAATTTTTCTACTCACATAAGATCCTACAAATCACACACACTTGGATAACAtccaataaatttaatcatgttaaGTTTCAACTCATGTCAATCTACAACCAGTCTTGAGTGGTGAAAAATATGGTACCAAAAGGAAGCCAATAAGAGTCTAAACATAGGTGCCAACAATCCCATATTAACTTCCTTATCCTATGTATCGGATGAGGTAAGTTATTGGGAGGATATTCTCGGCTGTAAAACATTTTCAACCGAAAATGTTTCCctgcaagaaagagaagccaagaaTTTTCAACACACAGCCCaaagacatatatatacatgacAGATCTTACGTAAGATTGTGTTAAAGATCTTAACTTACAGCATCAGCCACCATTTCATTCTTCCCTATTATCGCAGTTTGGagataagaagcaaaagacaagttAATATATTACAAAATAAATACTCCTGTTTAACCCCTCAATAAGAAAGTTGCTTCACAATAAAGTCAAGTTTGCATGCTATAATTCCTAAAGAAAAGGGTGCATATCCGACTAAAAGGAACTAGCATATCATTTGTTCTAGCGTTGGCAGTTATTTCTCAAGGGAGAGCAGCCTTCAAGGACCTAGCAAAGGCTTCTAACTCTTTCAGTCCTTCCTCAGGGGACTTTGCCTCACCTAAAAGCTTAACCATAGCACTGCCAACGATGACGCCATCTGCTCCCCATCCAGCAACCTAGAAGATCACTGAACTGGTAAATCTTAGAGCAATCGAGTCACGAATGGTTAGGATGGCTGACAGCATATTCCACCAACTGACCTGCTTCACATGCTCCGGTTTGGATATGCCAAAGCCAACTGCAACCGGTTTACTTGTTGCCTGCAAGTAATCATAGACATTTGGCATGTCAGTAAGCCAAGCAGTTGTGTTTTATAGGATTAAGCAACTGTCAAGTTATAACAAATATGTTAGGTTATTATTTCAAGTATACCACCATCAACTTATTCTCAGCTAAAACCTCCACAACGAGCAATCTTAATAATCATGACTCTACATCACTTAGATCGACTTTCTTTGTTTTTGAAAAAGGATACACAGTTGAATATGATAAATCACCATGTAATTAACCAACCAATACTTTTAATTCTATCAATTTTCTGGAAGTATAAGTTGGCCTGTGCCATGACCCAAGAAACTGTTTTCTATATAATTTAAACCTTGCTACTTCTAATTGCTACTCAAGTTTTGgctttgaaaataatataaaCGTGTGTTATCTCCAAATTCCAAGACAAAATAATTGGACATATACATATGATAGAAAGGACACTATCTTTTTTCATCATTGAAATTAATTGCATTCAGTAGTAATGGACAAGAAGCAAGGCTGCGCACCTCTTTAATCTCTTGCAGGAGAGATTGTACACGTGAACTGACAGATGCACGGGCACCAGTAACTCCAACAGAGCTCACCTACATAAAAGATTCAAAAGACTATAATTAAATGACATTCAGGCAAAACAACTACATAAAATTGCACAATGATTTTTGGAGCTTAAAATATATaatgtttaattatttttttttttaaagcaaaatGTACAAATACCAGAACAGTGAGTGGCAAGATGCCAGGATCAAAAAACAATTCAAAGATCAACTGTAGCATAGAAAACACTGATTTTGGCAACTAAGATACAACCATCTCAAAAGATCAATCATTCCATAGAAAACACTGATGTTGACGAGAAACAAGGACATACTTTTAGATAGTGTGCAAGTGAACAATGATCATCCAAAATAGTTTAAATCTATAAAATAAATGGTTAGAAATACTTTACCAAAGTATTTTGGCAGAAAAACCAACAGTCCTCAACCTCCATTTAGCTCAGACCTAGACTAAGACTCATCAATACTTCATGACATGTGTCTCCTATTCCTAACTTTAAACCCACCTGTTCCAGTTCATCATTATCTGGCTAACTGATCCTGTATGGAACCCCTATTTCCATCCTAGTTAATCATCTCCCTCCTCTGATGTCTGCAGCCTCTCTGCCTTTGCCTGAACCTTCTTGAAACAAAAGCCATTCTCCAGCCTCAATCCAACTGAACTGAAGAGAATATTGCCTTCAGTGATAATCATaagactaatctctcaaattccaGGTCAAGCACATTATAGCATTGACCATCCACAATCCTTGCTCTCTTTATGGCCATTGTTGAAGGCCATCCTGTTAAAGCAGCTGGAGTGTCCAAGTTCTCCACAATAAAGAACCCCAGCAGCATCATTCCATTGTCTATCGAAGCTATTACCGGTCAGTGGAGGGTCGTGACATGAATGGATGATAGGCTGATTGTGGCAAATGTATATCTTAGTTTCCAAAAAATTATATAAGGAAATGAAGTATATAAGCCTTACCAGTATTGTTATCGGTGATTTTAGGTTCTCAATAAAACTTCCCTAGACATGCAAGTGAACAAATGACAGTTGTAGGGATCTTttcatcaaatcaagctagatgaTCTGTGAAGCTTCTTGTATATGGACTGATAGACAATCAATGGATACACTTGAATACTCAGAAAATTAAAGAGGATTCTTGACTGACAAACTAATAGAACAGAGACATTATGCTCAAAAGAAATTTACGGATGACTAGCAGCATCTAAAAAAGAAGCATTAGGAGGCAATCTCTCCATCACAAAGGTACATCTCTGTTCTATATTTTTCAGTTTTAGCTTTTGGTGGCATTAGTGTTGGTTAGATTTGTTTATCCATAATCTGATGCCAGGTGCCTTAATGATATTGCAGATCATGTGAAGAGCTTGAATAAAGTGAAACAAGTTACCAGGTACACAAATCCTTCTGAAGCTTGTACAATTGCTTTCATTCTTTCTGTTGGTGTAGTAGGTGTTGTAAGCAGCACCTATGATGAAATAAGGGAAGAGAGATAGTACAAATTGAACAAGGAAGACATCATAAAATCTTAAACAATCCAAATGTTCCCCACCTTATCTATTGATACAAGCAGTTGGAtgttaaatcaataaaaaaaattaaaagtgttTAAAAAATATTGTGCAACTACGCAAGCACACAATAGTCTCTGGGGAACCAAATAGGTTAGGACGCGAGAGATATTCATACAAGATCTCGGaacataagcatgatttctagttaaataaaataaaaaattacataaTCAATTCTGACATAATGAGATTATAGGTAAGCTACCTTTAtgtcacaaagaaaaaaaaaacttcacaAATGTACTATATGCAATTATATTATGCATAATTCTTTTTCATTTCGATTTCTAAAGACCATATAATGCAGGATCTCTGCCCACCCTATAGTCAACAGAATTGAGAATGCTGCCTATTACACCATTAAAATTATCCAAAGGTTATTCATAGGAGACATGGTGTAGATTGGTAATAGAAGCCAAAAGGGGTAAGAAAGCAAAGACAAAAGAAAGAAGAGTTCAGATGTCAAGTCATATATTCTGATATGACAGATATCAGAACTAAAAAACATAGAATACTCAACTGCAAAAGCAAAGTCTTTCTCAAAATATTTTCCTTGTtcagaaggtcagaaatgataACATTCCAAAATGTCTTTCTAGACAGTTATTCTGTCTCCAATACAAATTATTTGGATATTTTACTTGATGGTTTTCAGTGAATAGCGATGGAGAAAGATTAGCAATTAAGAGTAAAAGAAGACTGTGATGTAATGGAGACATTAGTGCAAAAGTGATGTGGTGTTCAACAATCTAGCAGTATCTGAAGGTTGATTTTCATGGTTCTTTCTGTCTCAGATTCCTGTTCTAAAcccattttttcttcctttttccctAAGTAGTAGAATATTTTCCATTAGCTACAGAAGATTGTTATTGGTAGAATCATGTCCTTTATTACCTATATTATGTGAAGTCAAATATAACATTCATCACCAAGTACTTCGAACCGTAGAAACTGGAACAAATCGGTCCATATGCGAAAATAGATATGGGAGGGGCATACTAACTCAATCTTATGCTTAGCAGCTTCTTTTGTCAAACTTTCAGTCTCCTCCAAAGGAACATCAGGCACGACAAGCCCTGCAGAACATTTTAAACACCCCAAAGATTAAGGAAGCATATAGATAAACAACTAAAATTTGCAGCCAAGGAAACACCAAACAGAAATTGCAGAATCATATATGTGAGAAAACTATGCTGCATTTGGAGGAAAAGATGAAACTTGGTGGAGTGTTCAGATGGTTGAACAAGTACCACGCACACCAACATCTTCTATAATAGACATAAACTTATCAACTCCACGCT harbors:
- the LOC135622906 gene encoding uncharacterized protein LOC135622906, giving the protein MLFQMKIQPVDASGSVAFAPRSDPGKPAAKSRLKRLFERQFPSVLRNPAAEKVAGAGDCREKERDDGGGDVEPSSVCLDTMVFSFTEEGHHDKPPRGRCNCFNANFDDSSDDDFDARDGDAPGSAAAPGDAAEAIKGLVLCASMAERNLLADASKILEKAKNSKNKGDWRRMVADGLRSLGYDVAVCRSRWDQSPSFPAGEHEYIDVVVEGGDRLLVDVDFRSEFEVARPTKSYRAVLQHLPSVFVGRSDRLQQIVAFASEAARQSLKKKGLHVPPWRRPEYMKAKWLSPYHRTTATEVTEESVSRGAQSGRGSSNNTIPCSISAIDFSGVSEQSTNAAGTGDDIPDAAARERIEVVVSPWRPPPVRPKAGVKVVTGLALVL
- the LOC135622908 gene encoding tryptophan synthase alpha chain-like isoform X1 — encoded protein: MAVASKISLSLLPSRNSCGISLPRPSCRSVSSPKSFLPMASLNVARPPGISETFSCLKEQGKVAFIPFITAGDPDLSTTSKALKVLDSSGSDLIELGMPYSDPLADGPVIQAAATRALAKGTNFNGVISMLREVIPQLSCPIALFTYYNPILKRGVDKFMSIIEDVGVRGLVVPDVPLEETESLTKEAAKHKIELVLLTTPTTPTERMKAIVQASEGFVYLVSSVGVTGARASVSSRVQSLLQEIKEATSKPVAVGFGISKPEHVKQVAGWGADGVIVGSAMVKLLGEAKSPEEGLKELEAFARSLKAALP